In candidate division WOR-3 bacterium, the following are encoded in one genomic region:
- the narI gene encoding respiratory nitrate reductase subunit gamma, whose translation MNDLIFFAIFPYISLFIAIIFSLYRYFSDRFSFSSLSSQFLESKKLFYGSIGWHYGIIIIILFFHLLALLFPDLLRNFLKGTLNLYFFEITGLGIAIFTFFSLFILFLRRILDSRIISVSSFFDYLLIFLLLIQVLTGIYIAIFKRWGALWSLDTVVPYLLSLLKFKPDISYIKNFPFLVKLHFFNAFLLIFIFPFTRLIHIFTFPVRFVIRPYQLVVWNRRR comes from the coding sequence ATGAATGATTTAATATTTTTTGCTATTTTCCCTTATATTTCCCTTTTTATAGCAATAATCTTTTCCCTTTATAGATACTTTTCTGACAGATTTTCCTTTTCCAGTTTATCCTCACAGTTTCTTGAAAGTAAAAAACTTTTTTATGGTTCTATAGGGTGGCATTACGGAATAATAATAATAATTCTTTTCTTTCATCTTTTAGCACTGTTATTTCCTGATTTATTAAGGAATTTTTTAAAAGGAACTTTAAATCTCTATTTTTTTGAAATTACAGGATTGGGAATTGCAATTTTTACATTTTTTAGTTTATTCATTCTCTTCTTAAGGAGAATTTTAGACTCAAGAATAATTTCAGTTTCGAGTTTTTTTGATTATTTACTTATATTTTTACTTTTAATACAGGTTTTAACAGGTATTTATATTGCAATTTTTAAAAGATGGGGTGCTTTGTGGTCACTTGATACAGTTGTTCCCTATTTACTTTCTCTTTTAAAATTTAAACCTGATATAAGTTATATAAAAAATTTTCCCTTTTTAGTTAAACTCCATTTTTTCAATGCCTTTCTTTTAATATTTATTTTCCCATTTACAAGACTTATTCATATTTTCACTTTTCCTGTGAGATTTGTTATAAGACCCTATCAGCTTGTTGTCTGGAACAGGAGGCGTTAA
- a CDS encoding dihydroorotase: MEEILIKNVNIVDPEEGIKENFDILIEGEKIVGIARGIKKEVSLVIDGEKLYAFPGLIDAHSHLREPGFEESETIETGTKAASKGGYVLIFAMPNTDPCMDRGSVVKYVKEKANFYGYCEVLPVGAITKGRKGEELADYYEMLKEGAIAFSDDGNYVQNSKLMESALYYTRDFDKPLIQHAEDKFLCEEGVANESPFTLSLGLKGRPREGEIIAILRDIVLLKKTKGRLHIAHVSAKESVDIIKKAKKEGLNITAEASPHHLILTEKAIGDFDTNCKVNPPLREEEDREKLIEGLKEGIIDIIATDHAPHRLFDKEKEFDLSPSGISSIEISLSLILTFFYHKKIFELKDIARFMSYNPAKIFCIEGYGKIKENNFASITLVDVNREWICNPDEFFSKGKNTPFKGYKLKGKVIYTINKGKITYKEEKI; encoded by the coding sequence TTGGAAGAAATTTTAATTAAAAATGTTAATATAGTTGACCCTGAAGAAGGCATAAAAGAAAATTTTGATATTTTAATTGAAGGTGAAAAAATAGTTGGTATAGCAAGGGGAATTAAAAAGGAGGTGAGTTTAGTTATAGATGGGGAAAAATTATATGCTTTCCCTGGTCTTATTGATGCCCATTCTCATTTAAGGGAGCCGGGTTTTGAAGAAAGTGAGACAATAGAAACAGGGACTAAAGCTGCTTCAAAAGGAGGTTATGTTCTAATATTTGCCATGCCAAATACTGACCCCTGTATGGATAGGGGTTCAGTTGTTAAATATGTTAAAGAAAAAGCTAACTTTTATGGATACTGTGAAGTTTTACCAGTTGGTGCAATAACAAAAGGGAGAAAGGGTGAAGAACTTGCTGATTATTATGAAATGCTAAAGGAAGGAGCTATCGCTTTCTCTGATGATGGAAATTATGTTCAAAATTCAAAGCTTATGGAAAGTGCCCTTTATTATACAAGAGATTTTGATAAACCCTTAATACAGCATGCTGAAGATAAATTTTTATGTGAAGAAGGAGTTGCTAATGAATCTCCCTTTACCTTGTCACTTGGTCTTAAAGGTAGACCAAGGGAAGGTGAAATAATAGCAATTTTAAGGGATATAGTTCTTCTTAAAAAAACAAAAGGTAGATTACATATAGCCCATGTTTCAGCAAAGGAAAGTGTTGATATAATTAAGAAAGCAAAGAAAGAAGGACTCAATATTACAGCAGAAGCAAGTCCACATCACTTAATACTAACTGAAAAAGCAATAGGTGATTTTGACACAAATTGTAAGGTTAATCCACCCTTAAGGGAAGAAGAAGATAGAGAGAAGTTGATTGAAGGTTTAAAAGAAGGAATTATAGATATAATTGCAACAGACCATGCTCCTCACAGACTTTTTGATAAAGAAAAGGAATTTGATCTTTCACCTTCAGGAATTTCAAGTATTGAAATTTCTCTTTCTCTTATATTAACATTTTTTTATCACAAAAAAATATTTGAACTTAAAGATATAGCAAGATTTATGTCCTATAATCCAGCTAAAATATTTTGTATTGAAGGTTACGGTAAAATAAAGGAGAATAATTTTGCCAGTATAACTCTTGTTGATGTAAATAGGGAATGGATTTGTAATCCAGATGAATTTTTTAGTAAAGGTAAAAATACACCTTTTAAAGGCTATAAATTAAAGGGTAAAGTTATCTATACAATAAACAAGGGAAAAATAACTTATAAGGAGGAAAAAATATGA
- a CDS encoding MFS transporter, translating into MEKMELIKREGLKGNPNLGLIGATLGFFIGFAAVSLYGPAAKNFKEILGLSGISLGLLVSIPQLTGSLLRIPFGAMADKFGGKKAFMILFLLSIIGMAGLIFILFNYFPDKLRMSHYPLILFFGALCGCGVATFPVGISQVSYWFPQKKQGYVLGIYGGLGNTAPGIFTLLLPFALSNLGLPKAYLLWFIFLILGTILYALISCDSFYFQLKSRNFTDEESKKIAFSLGQEIFPSSKFKEALIISAKNIKTWILFSLYFTSFGGFLALTTWLPSYFSLFHNLDIKTSGVLTALFFSILASLFRVLGGAISDKIGGERLSLFSFIIILIGSLILSFSFKFFFCFLGVILMSVGMGIANAAIFKLVPKYIKEAVGGAAGWIGGLGAFGGFAVPPVLGYFVDLLGNTGFARGFLVYALLSFISVLIIKLFLKGKE; encoded by the coding sequence ATGGAAAAAATGGAATTAATTAAAAGAGAGGGTTTAAAAGGAAATCCAAATCTTGGTCTTATTGGAGCGACCCTTGGTTTTTTTATAGGTTTTGCGGCAGTAAGTTTATACGGTCCTGCTGCAAAAAATTTTAAAGAAATTCTCGGACTTTCCGGCATTTCCCTTGGTTTACTTGTTTCAATTCCCCAGTTAACAGGCTCTCTTTTGAGAATTCCCTTTGGAGCAATGGCGGATAAATTTGGTGGGAAAAAAGCCTTTATGATTCTTTTTTTACTCTCAATTATTGGAATGGCTGGTCTAATTTTTATTTTGTTTAATTATTTTCCGGATAAATTAAGGATGTCCCATTATCCTTTGATTCTTTTTTTCGGTGCCTTATGTGGTTGTGGTGTCGCAACCTTTCCTGTAGGAATTTCGCAGGTTTCTTACTGGTTCCCTCAAAAGAAACAGGGTTATGTTCTTGGTATTTATGGAGGGCTTGGCAATACAGCACCGGGAATATTTACCCTCTTATTACCTTTTGCTCTTTCCAATTTAGGTTTACCAAAGGCCTATCTTTTATGGTTTATATTTTTAATTTTAGGAACTATACTTTATGCTTTAATTTCATGTGATTCCTTTTATTTCCAATTAAAGTCAAGAAATTTTACTGATGAAGAATCAAAGAAAATTGCTTTTTCCCTTGGACAGGAAATTTTTCCATCAAGTAAATTTAAAGAGGCTCTTATTATTTCTGCTAAAAATATTAAAACATGGATACTTTTTTCCCTCTACTTTACCTCTTTTGGTGGTTTCCTTGCTTTGACTACCTGGCTTCCTTCCTATTTTTCTCTTTTTCATAATCTTGATATAAAAACATCAGGTGTTTTAACTGCTTTATTCTTTTCTATCCTTGCCTCCCTTTTCCGTGTTCTGGGTGGAGCAATTTCAGATAAAATTGGTGGAGAAAGACTCTCCCTTTTTAGTTTTATTATCATTTTAATTGGTTCCCTTATTCTTTCTTTTTCCTTTAAATTTTTCTTCTGTTTTTTAGGTGTAATTTTAATGAGTGTAGGTATGGGTATTGCAAATGCAGCAATTTTTAAACTTGTTCCTAAGTATATAAAAGAAGCAGTGGGTGGTGCTGCTGGATGGATAGGGGGTTTGGGTGCCTTTGGTGGTTTTGCTGTCCCTCCTGTTCTTGGGTATTTTGTAGATTTATTAGGTAATACTGGTTTTGCAAGGGGTTTTCTGGTTTATGCTCTTTTAAGTTTTATTTCTGTTTTAATTATTAAATTGTTTTTAAAGGGAAAAGAGTAA
- a CDS encoding Crp/Fnr family transcriptional regulator, protein MLENSFEKELVEGELLFREGEPGDEIYIIKKGKIKIFKEINGEEKILAILKEGEVFGEMAVLDGKPRSASAMAIENTVLEVLNKESILKVISSHPLVKYLIDTLTERLRRADELLRLLTIKHEEQRFLTYLIIRAKEGLREDIDLAEIEYFTGIEKETLLSFINDLEKRGLILFRENKIKILKPEEIEEYRKYIFLKEKFERERKIE, encoded by the coding sequence ATGCTTGAGAATAGTTTTGAAAAAGAACTTGTAGAGGGTGAATTACTATTTAGGGAAGGTGAGCCAGGTGATGAGATATATATAATTAAAAAGGGAAAAATAAAAATATTTAAAGAAATCAATGGTGAGGAAAAGATACTGGCAATATTAAAAGAAGGAGAAGTTTTTGGTGAAATGGCAGTTCTTGATGGTAAACCGAGAAGTGCAAGTGCAATGGCTATTGAAAACACTGTATTAGAAGTATTAAATAAGGAAAGTATATTAAAAGTTATTAGCTCTCACCCACTTGTTAAATATCTCATAGATACTTTGACAGAGAGATTAAGAAGAGCAGATGAACTGTTAAGACTTTTAACAATAAAACATGAAGAACAGAGATTTTTAACATACCTTATAATAAGAGCAAAGGAAGGTCTAAGAGAAGATATAGATTTAGCTGAGATTGAATATTTTACAGGTATAGAAAAAGAAACTCTTCTTTCATTTATAAATGACCTTGAAAAAAGGGGACTTATTCTTTTCAGAGAGAATAAAATAAAAATATTAAAACCTGAAGAAATTGAAGAATACAGAAAGTATATATTTTTAAAGGAAAAATTTGAAAGGGAAAGGAAAATTGAGTAA
- a CDS encoding amidohydrolase, whose protein sequence is MEKFDILFKNALIILNKEKYIEKGFLGVKDGKIVYVSDKEPQIESREIFELKDRIISPGFFNTHTHIPMTLLRGFADDLPLMEWLTKYIWPLESKLLSPEYVKMGSYLGLIEMIKSGTIGFADMYFFEEEVAEVINEAKIYALLSIGILDFETPYYKNSKEAIKKTENLFNIYKNHERIKISPGPHAIYSCYKETISESVNLAKKHNLPIHIHISETKGEVEDSYKKFGKTPIFYLEETGIFDLKVIAAHCVHLTDEEIDFLKDKNFYISHNITSNLKLASGILPFKKYREKGLKITIGTDSASSNNNLDMLREMKLVSLIHKGINYDPLISSAREVFDMATKKGAEALGFDSGEITEGKSADLVIFNPEKEGTLPFYDPYSYIVYAAGKQSVESVMVKGKWILKNYEFKTLDEEKIIRESKNWKEKIKNLI, encoded by the coding sequence GTGGAAAAATTTGATATTCTCTTTAAAAATGCTTTAATAATTTTAAATAAAGAAAAATATATTGAAAAGGGGTTTCTGGGTGTAAAAGATGGAAAAATTGTATATGTTTCTGATAAAGAACCCCAAATTGAATCAAGAGAAATTTTTGAACTTAAAGACAGAATAATTTCACCTGGATTTTTTAATACCCATACCCATATTCCAATGACACTTTTAAGAGGATTTGCCGATGATTTACCTCTTATGGAGTGGCTCACTAAATATATTTGGCCTCTTGAATCCAAACTACTTTCACCAGAATATGTCAAAATGGGATCTTACCTTGGATTAATTGAAATGATAAAATCAGGAACTATCGGATTTGCCGATATGTATTTTTTTGAAGAGGAAGTTGCAGAAGTAATAAATGAGGCAAAAATATATGCTCTTTTATCCATAGGAATACTTGATTTTGAAACCCCTTATTATAAAAACTCAAAAGAAGCAATCAAAAAAACTGAAAATTTATTTAACATTTATAAAAACCATGAAAGGATTAAAATAAGTCCAGGACCACATGCAATTTATTCCTGCTATAAAGAAACAATAAGTGAAAGTGTAAATCTTGCCAAAAAACATAATCTTCCTATTCATATCCATATTTCAGAAACAAAAGGAGAAGTTGAGGATTCATATAAAAAATTTGGTAAAACACCAATATTTTATCTTGAAGAAACAGGAATTTTTGATTTAAAAGTAATAGCAGCTCACTGTGTTCATTTAACCGATGAGGAAATTGATTTCCTTAAAGATAAAAATTTTTATATTTCACATAATATTACAAGCAATTTGAAACTTGCCTCTGGAATACTTCCCTTTAAAAAATATAGAGAAAAGGGATTAAAGATAACCATAGGAACAGATAGTGCTTCATCTAATAATAACTTAGATATGTTAAGGGAAATGAAACTTGTCTCCTTAATCCATAAAGGCATAAACTATGACCCGCTCATTTCAAGTGCAAGGGAAGTTTTTGATATGGCAACGAAAAAGGGAGCAGAGGCTCTTGGTTTTGATTCAGGAGAAATAACTGAAGGTAAAAGTGCAGATTTAGTCATTTTTAACCCTGAAAAAGAAGGAACTCTCCCCTTTTATGACCCCTATTCCTATATAGTTTATGCAGCAGGTAAGCAAAGTGTTGAAAGTGTTATGGTAAAGGGAAAATGGATTTTAAAAAATTATGAATTTAAAACTCTTGACGAAGAAAAAATTATAAGAGAATCAAAAAATTGGAAAGAAAAGATTAAAAATTTAATTTAA
- the prfA gene encoding peptide chain release factor 1, whose translation MKNLKDIILKKEEIEKKLSDPEIIKDKKKLQELNKEYKNIKEKAEIAEKILNIDKELEEIESLLLTEKDDDMIKYLNEEKEEKIKEKNRLLFLLLEKEKGEFENNCILEIRAGTGGEEASLFAKDLLRMYLKFCEKKNFKVSITDLRESDLGGIKEVVLLIEGKNAYRFLRYESGVHRVQRIPVTESGGRIHTSTASVAVLPEIEDIEVEIKPEDLEIETKRASGPGGQHMQKTDSAVRIKHIPTGIIVQCQDERSQHKNKEKALRILKSRIYEYEREKREKELRNLRKEQIGTQDRSEKIRTYNFLQNRVTDHRIPLTVYNLEEVLEGNIDPFIEAMEKKRFEEITKES comes from the coding sequence ATGAAAAATTTGAAGGATATAATATTAAAGAAAGAGGAGATTGAAAAAAAACTCTCTGATCCTGAAATAATAAAAGATAAGAAAAAACTTCAAGAGCTTAATAAGGAATATAAAAATATAAAGGAAAAGGCTGAAATAGCTGAAAAAATTCTGAATATAGATAAAGAATTAGAAGAAATTGAAAGTTTGCTTTTGACAGAAAAAGACGATGATATGATTAAATATCTAAATGAAGAAAAAGAGGAAAAGATAAAAGAAAAAAACAGATTACTATTTTTATTACTTGAAAAAGAGAAGGGAGAATTTGAAAATAACTGCATACTTGAAATAAGGGCAGGAACAGGTGGTGAAGAGGCAAGTCTATTTGCGAAAGACCTTTTAAGAATGTATTTAAAATTCTGTGAAAAAAAGAATTTTAAGGTCTCAATCACAGATTTAAGGGAAAGTGATTTAGGAGGAATTAAGGAAGTTGTTCTTTTAATTGAAGGAAAAAACGCATATAGATTTTTAAGATATGAAAGTGGGGTTCACAGGGTTCAGAGAATTCCTGTGACAGAATCTGGTGGAAGAATTCACACATCAACAGCATCAGTTGCTGTCCTTCCTGAAATTGAGGATATTGAAGTTGAAATAAAACCAGAAGACCTTGAAATAGAAACAAAAAGAGCGAGCGGACCGGGAGGCCAGCATATGCAGAAAACTGATTCAGCTGTAAGAATAAAGCATATACCTACAGGAATTATTGTTCAGTGTCAGGATGAAAGGTCCCAGCATAAAAACAAAGAAAAAGCTTTAAGAATTTTAAAATCAAGGATATATGAGTATGAAAGGGAAAAAAGAGAAAAAGAATTAAGAAATCTGAGAAAGGAGCAAATAGGGACTCAGGATAGAAGTGAAAAAATAAGGACTTACAACTTTTTACAGAATAGGGTAACAGACCATAGAATTCCTTTGACAGTTTATAATTTAGAGGAAGTTCTTGAAGGGAATATTGATCCCTTTATAGAGGCAATGGAAAAAAAGAGGTTTGAAGAAATAACTAAAGAAAGTTGA
- a CDS encoding molecular chaperone TorD family protein encodes MVKKILYLYSNLFRYPEENYKEYAFELLKLLKDDVFFKKFFEIVKDLDIFSLREIYTRTFDLAPSSPPYIGYHLFEDSYKKGEFLVKLKKIYEKNKFSFDERELPDHISILIDFINFKGFEKEDVKVILEEGLLPSLVKMKSLLSRENPYLFLMESLEVFLNRFKSPIISLIQNE; translated from the coding sequence ATGGTAAAAAAAATTCTTTATTTATACAGTAATCTATTCAGATATCCTGAAGAAAACTATAAGGAATATGCCTTTGAACTTTTAAAGTTATTGAAAGATGATGTTTTTTTTAAAAAATTTTTTGAAATTGTAAAAGATCTTGATATTTTTTCCTTAAGGGAAATATATACAAGGACTTTTGATTTAGCTCCTTCATCACCACCTTATATAGGTTATCACCTGTTTGAAGATTCCTATAAAAAGGGAGAATTCCTTGTTAAATTGAAAAAGATTTATGAAAAAAATAAATTTTCTTTTGATGAGAGAGAATTGCCCGACCATATCTCCATCCTTATTGACTTTATAAATTTTAAAGGTTTTGAAAAGGAAGATGTAAAAGTTATTCTTGAAGAGGGTTTGTTGCCATCTTTAGTTAAAATGAAATCCTTGCTTTCAAGGGAAAATCCCTATTTATTTTTAATGGAATCCCTTGAAGTTTTTTTAAATAGGTTCAAATCCCCTATTATTTCTTTAATTCAAAATGAATGA
- a CDS encoding bifunctional 3,4-dihydroxy-2-butanone-4-phosphate synthase/GTP cyclohydrolase II, producing the protein MKKLNFSTIEEALEDIRKGKIVIVVDDEDRENEGDMIVAAEKVTPEHINFMATHARGLICLSLTKKRIEELQIPDFSHINTSKMGTPFVAPIDAKKGVSTGSSAYDRARTIRVAIDPKTTHEDLAIPGHVHVLRAQEAGVLRRAGHTEAAVDLARLAGLYPAGVLCEIMDDDGSMARLPKLFEIAEKFDLKIITIADLIKYRIKRERLVKRVANVNLPTKFGNFRLYAYEDIVDEEVHLALLYGEPEGKDNVLVRVHSECVTGDILHSLRCDCGEQLEKAMEMIREEGEGVLVYMRQEGRGIGLLNKLKTYELQERGLDTIEANEAIGFPPDLRDYGIGAQILLDLNLRRIRLLTNNPSKVVGLKGYGIEIVERVPIEVEPNENNKEYLKIKKEKMGHWLERIQKEGRKL; encoded by the coding sequence ATGAAGAAACTGAACTTTTCTACTATTGAAGAAGCCCTTGAAGATATAAGAAAAGGTAAAATTGTAATTGTTGTAGATGACGAGGATAGAGAAAATGAGGGAGATATGATTGTTGCAGCAGAGAAAGTTACACCTGAACATATAAATTTTATGGCTACCCATGCAAGAGGATTAATTTGCCTTTCCCTTACAAAGAAAAGGATAGAAGAGCTGCAAATTCCAGATTTTTCACATATAAATACCTCCAAAATGGGAACTCCTTTTGTTGCACCTATAGATGCTAAAAAGGGAGTTAGTACCGGTTCATCTGCCTATGACAGAGCAAGAACAATCAGAGTTGCAATTGATCCAAAAACCACCCACGAAGATCTTGCTATCCCAGGCCATGTTCATGTTCTTAGAGCTCAAGAAGCTGGAGTCTTGAGAAGGGCTGGACATACTGAAGCAGCAGTTGATCTTGCAAGACTCGCTGGTTTATATCCTGCTGGAGTTTTATGTGAAATAATGGATGATGATGGATCAATGGCAAGATTGCCAAAGCTTTTTGAAATAGCAGAGAAATTTGATTTGAAGATAATCACAATAGCTGATTTAATTAAATACAGAATAAAGAGAGAAAGACTTGTAAAAAGAGTTGCTAATGTGAATCTTCCAACAAAATTTGGTAATTTTAGACTTTATGCATACGAGGACATTGTGGATGAAGAAGTTCATCTTGCCTTACTTTATGGTGAACCTGAAGGTAAAGATAATGTTCTTGTAAGAGTGCATTCAGAATGCGTAACAGGTGATATATTACATTCCTTAAGGTGTGATTGCGGAGAACAACTGGAAAAGGCAATGGAAATGATAAGGGAGGAAGGAGAGGGAGTTCTTGTTTATATGAGACAGGAGGGAAGAGGAATAGGACTTTTGAATAAATTAAAAACCTATGAATTACAAGAAAGAGGGCTTGACACCATTGAAGCAAATGAGGCTATAGGATTTCCTCCTGACTTGAGAGATTATGGAATAGGAGCTCAGATTTTACTTGATCTTAACTTAAGAAGGATAAGGCTTTTAACAAATAACCCTTCAAAAGTTGTAGGTCTTAAAGGTTATGGCATAGAAATAGTTGAAAGAGTGCCTATAGAAGTAGAACCAAATGAAAATAACAAGGAATATTTAAAAATTAAAAAGGAAAAAATGGGCCACTGGCTTGAAAGAATTCAAAAAGAGGGGAGGAAACTATAA
- the ribH gene encoding 6,7-dimethyl-8-ribityllumazine synthase, producing the protein MPEYSGKLIVNKKDKFCIIVSRFHSHITFELLKGAKEFLKRCGAEEDQIDVYIVPGSLEIISAFSFLKDKYPEKYNAFLVLGAVVEGETEHHRFVASESIKNVIKIAKEKGIPLGMGIITVSDTLQGIERSGGKMGNRGEKAAATMLELLRLKETINSI; encoded by the coding sequence ATGCCTGAGTATTCAGGTAAATTGATTGTAAATAAAAAAGATAAATTTTGCATAATAGTTTCAAGATTTCATTCCCATATAACCTTTGAATTGTTAAAAGGTGCAAAAGAATTTCTAAAAAGATGCGGTGCTGAGGAAGATCAAATTGATGTTTATATTGTTCCAGGATCCCTTGAAATCATAAGTGCTTTTTCTTTTTTAAAAGACAAATACCCTGAAAAATATAATGCTTTTTTAGTTCTTGGAGCAGTAGTTGAGGGAGAAACAGAACACCACAGGTTTGTTGCAAGTGAGAGTATAAAGAATGTAATAAAAATTGCAAAGGAAAAGGGAATACCTCTTGGAATGGGAATAATAACAGTTTCTGATACTCTTCAGGGCATTGAGAGATCCGGTGGTAAAATGGGTAACAGGGGAGAAAAGGCAGCAGCTACAATGCTTGAATTGCTGAGGCTAAAGGAAACAATAAATTCAATTTAA